A region from the Desulfatiglans anilini DSM 4660 genome encodes:
- a CDS encoding small ribosomal subunit protein bS21: protein MDRRGGSVMLGVRARHNEDTTSLLRRFRSACRRDGILRDMRPRPPKPSERRRQKARGAMIRRIRAERKARARKSEE, encoded by the coding sequence ATGGACCGCCGAGGTGGATCTGTAATGCTCGGGGTGAGGGCACGCCATAACGAAGACACCACTTCGCTTCTGAGGCGCTTCCGCAGCGCATGCCGGCGGGACGGGATTCTCCGTGACATGAGACCACGACCGCCGAAGCCGAGCGAACGCCGCCGGCAAAAGGCCAGGGGCGCCATGATCCGGCGCATCAGGGCCGAACGTAAGGCTAGGGCGCGCAAAAGTGAGGAATGA
- a CDS encoding helix-turn-helix transcriptional regulator produces MRHFLNEKQGAEWLNVKVQTLRNWRHLGKGPVYFVVGERSIRYTEEDLERFAYARRIVPDTHQCAATE; encoded by the coding sequence ATGCGACATTTCTTGAACGAAAAGCAAGGAGCGGAATGGCTTAACGTCAAAGTGCAAACGCTTCGGAACTGGCGGCATCTCGGCAAAGGTCCGGTGTATTTCGTTGTCGGGGAACGGTCGATCCGCTACACGGAAGAGGATCTTGAGCGCTTCGCGTATGCGCGGCGAATTGTGCCCGACACCCATCAGTGCGCCGCAACCGAATGA
- a CDS encoding tyrosine-type recombinase/integrase has protein sequence MPVKERFTTKYPGVFYVEGTGRDGQPERIYYYVFRKDGKQFEEKAGRAREDAMTPAKAARIRAERIEGKRKSRKEVREAKKKRPLTFRDLFQKHYFPHSQATKRNAQSWRREDALFRLWVDPVIGSKALPDVSAFHLERIKSDMAKAGRAPRSVHYALALVRQVYNYAKTHDFYNGESPISKVKKPSIQDNRRMRYLTKGEAESLLDELAKKSTDVHDMALVSLHTGLRAGEIFSLQWGDVDISRGTVAIKDTKSGRNRVVFMTDRVKAMFESRWEGAPTDLVFPGREGKKIVQMSDTFNRVVATLGFNQGIEDPRQRVCFHTCRHSHASWLVEQGTDLYTVKELLGHANFSMTSRYSHLGENVLQGAIKRLNETLEPDTKTGKLVSLKK, from the coding sequence ATGCCTGTAAAAGAGCGTTTCACAACGAAATATCCGGGCGTTTTTTACGTCGAAGGAACCGGGCGCGACGGACAACCCGAACGCATCTACTATTACGTTTTCAGGAAAGACGGCAAGCAATTTGAGGAAAAAGCCGGGCGGGCGCGCGAGGACGCCATGACCCCGGCGAAGGCTGCCCGCATCAGGGCGGAGCGCATCGAGGGCAAGCGCAAGTCTCGGAAAGAGGTCCGCGAGGCCAAAAAGAAACGACCTTTGACTTTCCGTGACTTATTCCAAAAGCACTACTTCCCGCACAGCCAAGCCACCAAACGCAACGCTCAGTCCTGGCGCCGCGAGGACGCCTTGTTTCGTCTTTGGGTCGATCCTGTTATCGGAAGCAAGGCCCTGCCCGACGTCTCCGCTTTTCATCTGGAACGCATCAAGTCAGACATGGCGAAGGCCGGCCGTGCGCCTCGAAGCGTCCATTACGCCTTAGCCCTCGTAAGGCAAGTTTACAATTACGCAAAGACTCACGACTTCTACAATGGGGAAAGCCCTATTTCCAAAGTCAAAAAGCCTTCGATCCAAGACAACCGCCGAATGCGCTACCTGACGAAAGGGGAAGCTGAAAGTCTTCTGGACGAATTAGCAAAGAAAAGCACGGACGTCCATGATATGGCCCTGGTTTCACTCCATACAGGACTGCGGGCGGGGGAAATTTTCAGCTTGCAATGGGGCGACGTGGACATTTCCAGGGGCACGGTTGCCATTAAGGATACCAAGTCAGGACGAAACCGCGTTGTGTTTATGACGGACCGAGTGAAGGCCATGTTTGAAAGCCGATGGGAAGGCGCGCCGACTGACCTTGTTTTCCCCGGCCGCGAAGGAAAGAAAATTGTTCAAATGAGCGATACCTTCAACCGGGTTGTGGCAACGCTGGGCTTTAACCAAGGCATTGAGGACCCCCGACAGCGCGTTTGCTTTCACACATGCAGGCACAGTCATGCCTCTTGGCTGGTTGAACAGGGAACGGACCTTTACACGGTCAAAGAGCTCTTGGGCCATGCCAATTTTTCAATGACGAGCAGGTATAGCCATTTAGGTGAAAACGTGCTCCAGGGGGCCATTAAGCGCCTGAATGAGACGCTTGAGCCCGACACCAAGACGGGGAAACTCGTCAGCTTGAAGAAATAA